One genomic segment of [Phormidium] sp. ETS-05 includes these proteins:
- the cimA gene encoding citramalate synthase — protein MDTSKNSNRVWIYDTTLRDGAQREGLSLSIEDKLRIAHRLDELGVPFIEGGWPGANPKDVQFFWRLQEEPMQQAEVVAFCSTRRPGKVAAEDQMLQAILSAGTRWVTVFGKSWDMHVTESLKTTLEENLAMIRDTLEFLRSRGRRVIYDAEHWFDGYKRNPEYALETLKAAIAGGAEWLVFCDTNGGTLPHEITRIVREVVESLTAAGFAQAVSQLGIHTHNDSETAVANALAGVVEGVRMVQGTINGYGERCGNANLCSLIPNLQVKLGFDCITTAQLASLTEASRFVSEVANLAPDDHAAYVGKSAFAHKGGIHVSAVERNPLTYEHLQPEVVGNLRRIVISDQSGLSNVLVKARNFGIDLNQQDDRTRDILTRLKELENQGYQFEAAEASFELLMRQALGERPQLFDLKGFHVHCHKDNGNTDALATIKVTVNGQDILEAAEGNGPVSALDAALRKALVNFYPQIADFQLTDYKVRIIDGGSGTSAKTRVLVEWSNGQKRWTTVGVSTNIIEASYQAVVEGLEYGLMLLKNPLKTAPAPV, from the coding sequence ATGGACACAAGCAAGAATAGCAATCGAGTCTGGATTTACGATACCACCCTCAGAGACGGCGCTCAGCGGGAAGGGTTATCCCTGTCTATTGAAGATAAATTGCGCATTGCCCACCGCCTAGACGAGCTGGGGGTTCCGTTTATTGAAGGCGGCTGGCCCGGAGCAAACCCGAAAGATGTGCAGTTTTTCTGGCGGCTGCAAGAAGAGCCGATGCAGCAAGCGGAAGTAGTAGCGTTTTGTTCCACTCGCCGACCAGGAAAAGTGGCGGCGGAAGACCAGATGCTGCAAGCAATTTTGTCCGCCGGAACCCGGTGGGTGACGGTGTTTGGTAAGTCTTGGGATATGCACGTCACCGAGAGTCTCAAGACGACTCTAGAGGAAAATCTGGCAATGATTCGGGATACGCTCGAGTTTTTGCGCAGTCGGGGACGCCGGGTGATTTATGATGCGGAGCATTGGTTTGACGGTTACAAGCGGAACCCGGAATATGCTTTAGAGACATTGAAAGCCGCGATCGCCGGTGGAGCCGAATGGCTCGTATTCTGCGACACCAACGGCGGTACTCTCCCCCACGAAATCACCCGCATCGTCCGCGAAGTAGTAGAATCGTTAACCGCCGCTGGTTTTGCCCAAGCCGTCTCCCAATTAGGCATCCACACCCACAACGACTCAGAAACCGCCGTTGCCAACGCTCTCGCCGGAGTAGTGGAAGGAGTGCGTATGGTGCAGGGGACGATTAACGGCTACGGGGAACGTTGCGGCAATGCCAACCTCTGCTCTCTGATTCCCAACTTACAGGTAAAATTGGGTTTCGATTGCATCACCACCGCTCAGTTAGCCTCGTTAACCGAAGCCAGCCGGTTTGTCAGCGAAGTAGCCAACCTGGCTCCTGATGACCATGCGGCTTATGTGGGTAAATCAGCCTTTGCGCACAAAGGTGGGATTCATGTATCCGCCGTAGAGCGCAACCCCCTAACTTATGAACATTTGCAGCCAGAGGTAGTGGGGAATTTGCGCCGCATCGTGATTTCCGACCAATCGGGATTGAGTAACGTTCTGGTAAAAGCGCGTAATTTCGGGATTGACCTGAATCAGCAGGACGATCGCACTCGCGACATCCTCACCAGATTAAAAGAACTAGAAAATCAAGGCTATCAGTTTGAAGCTGCAGAGGCCAGTTTTGAACTCCTGATGCGGCAAGCATTGGGCGAAAGACCGCAGTTATTTGACCTCAAAGGTTTTCACGTCCATTGCCACAAAGACAATGGCAATACCGACGCTTTAGCCACAATTAAAGTCACAGTCAACGGCCAAGACATTCTGGAAGCAGCGGAAGGAAACGGGCCAGTTTCCGCTCTGGATGCGGCATTGCGCAAAGCCTTAGTGAATTTTTATCCCCAAATTGCTGACTTCCAACTAACAGATTACAAAGTCAGGATTATTGATGGAGGGTCGGGGACTTCCGCGAAAACTCGTGTATTAGTGGAATGGAGTAACGGCCAAAAACGCTGGACAACGGTAGGAGTTTCAACCAATATTATTGAGGCTTCTTATCAAGCAGTGGTGGAAGGATTGGAGTATGGTTTAATGCTCTTAAAAAATCCCCTAAAAACTGCCCCGGCACCGGTTTAA
- a CDS encoding 4Fe-4S single cluster domain-containing protein: MNEIINNPQIEIPEGYLNVMGYVDESEVNGPGSRAVVWVQGCDRHCTGCFNTASWPFEINQLMAVDELAEKIISNPGNSGVTFSGGEPFWQAPALAQLAKKLKAAGLNVMSFSGFTLQELRREDAPPGAGELLAQLDILVDGPFVQSLAVNSPDSTVSSRNQRVHIFNPEFEDKINWASDQMEIHVLKDGSYIITGYRGQNNFGEGWAE, translated from the coding sequence ATGAACGAAATAATTAATAACCCACAAATAGAGATTCCAGAGGGATATTTGAATGTGATGGGTTATGTGGATGAATCAGAGGTGAACGGGCCGGGGAGTCGGGCGGTGGTGTGGGTGCAGGGGTGCGATCGGCACTGTACCGGCTGCTTTAACACCGCCTCCTGGCCCTTTGAAATCAATCAATTAATGGCAGTTGACGAACTAGCAGAGAAAATTATCAGTAATCCTGGTAATAGTGGCGTCACCTTTTCTGGCGGCGAACCCTTTTGGCAAGCTCCAGCTTTAGCCCAATTAGCCAAAAAACTCAAAGCCGCCGGACTTAATGTGATGTCTTTTAGCGGTTTTACCCTGCAGGAATTGCGCCGAGAAGACGCCCCCCCTGGTGCAGGGGAATTATTAGCCCAACTGGATATTCTCGTTGATGGGCCATTTGTGCAATCTTTAGCCGTCAATTCCCCAGATTCCACCGTATCATCTCGGAACCAGCGGGTTCATATATTTAACCCAGAATTTGAAGATAAAATTAACTGGGCGAGCGACCAAATGGAAATTCACGTTTTGAAAGACGGCAGTTATATTATCACTGGTTATCGGGGACAAAATAACTTCGGGGAAGGTTGGGCAGAATAA
- a CDS encoding S1C family serine protease — protein MPSLSALQTLSNDISSTIETVGSSVVAVHGRSRINSSGVHWQSGIIVTGEHTLKKEEDIPITLPSGVTTTATFVGRDATTDIAVLKLPQDIQLPTANIGDASELKVGHLILAVGHADSRGIIASMGTVSASSGPWRSMLGGAIDQFLRLDINLSPDQEGGPLVDTAGHVCGINTPGPRGTVLAIPAATVNRVVAQLLAKGRIVRGYLGVGMQPVIIPDHLKQKLSLTSNGGVIVVSVEANCAADKAGITIGDVLVELDNRPITDIRDVQAVLDPDSVGKTINARLIRGGQVLTASIQVLARNL, from the coding sequence ATGCCTTCACTATCTGCATTACAAACCCTATCTAACGATATCTCTAGTACCATTGAAACCGTGGGTAGCTCGGTGGTAGCAGTGCATGGGCGCTCCCGCATCAACTCCAGTGGCGTTCACTGGCAGTCTGGCATCATCGTCACCGGGGAACATACCCTCAAAAAGGAAGAAGATATCCCCATCACCCTCCCCTCTGGTGTCACCACTACCGCCACCTTTGTGGGACGTGACGCCACTACTGATATCGCCGTCCTCAAACTTCCCCAAGATATCCAACTCCCCACCGCCAATATTGGCGATGCTTCCGAGCTGAAAGTAGGACATCTTATCCTCGCTGTGGGTCACGCCGACTCACGTGGCATCATTGCCAGTATGGGCACCGTCAGCGCCAGTAGCGGACCGTGGCGGAGTATGCTCGGAGGCGCGATCGACCAATTTCTCCGCCTCGATATCAACCTCTCCCCCGACCAAGAAGGCGGCCCCCTAGTAGATACCGCTGGTCATGTTTGCGGTATCAACACCCCCGGACCCCGAGGCACCGTCTTGGCCATCCCCGCCGCCACCGTTAACCGCGTCGTCGCCCAACTCCTCGCCAAAGGTCGTATCGTCCGGGGCTATCTGGGCGTGGGGATGCAGCCCGTCATCATCCCCGACCACCTAAAACAAAAACTCTCCTTAACCAGTAACGGCGGGGTTATCGTCGTCAGCGTCGAAGCCAACTGCGCCGCCGATAAAGCCGGTATCACGATCGGCGATGTCCTCGTAGAACTAGACAACCGCCCCATCACCGATATCCGCGACGTGCAAGCAGTATTAGACCCCGACAGCGTGGGCAAAACCATTAATGCCCGTCTCATCCGTGGCGGTCAAGTTCTCACCGCCAGTATCCAGGTACTCGCCCGTAACCTTTAA
- a CDS encoding S1C family serine protease yields MVVTHRLIPPLRAKHSPDRLNSNPDTNNYSDELAHIAETVRCATVQVLTTEGSTGSGIIWPNRDNQEGSIIITNAHVASRWQAKIELADGQILPATRIGYDQERDLAALQVLASNLPTATIGDSDKVKVGELVVAVGNPHGVKGAFTMGIIHSLPSAQTLPSPFAEKDWLMADLTLAPGNSGGPMADIQGRVIGINTAITGGFALAVPGNQVERFLQEATGKPYLGVTLRPLRVVLPTEIVLGLAVLEVASGSLAAQANLRRGDVLLGICGQHFHTTEDLLAVLRHAQPGEELPLEYLRDGSLKTAVVVVGGSVYQDKVIPVLT; encoded by the coding sequence ATGGTTGTCACTCATCGACTCATACCGCCATTAAGGGCGAAGCATTCCCCCGATCGCCTTAACTCCAACCCAGATACCAATAACTACAGCGATGAACTCGCCCACATCGCCGAAACAGTCCGCTGCGCCACAGTTCAAGTTCTAACCACAGAAGGCAGCACCGGTTCCGGTATCATTTGGCCAAACCGGGACAACCAAGAAGGCAGCATTATCATCACTAATGCCCACGTCGCCTCCCGGTGGCAAGCCAAAATAGAACTCGCCGACGGTCAAATATTGCCAGCGACGCGCATCGGTTACGACCAAGAGCGAGACTTAGCCGCCCTCCAGGTACTCGCCTCTAACCTCCCCACCGCCACCATTGGCGACTCAGACAAGGTGAAAGTAGGGGAACTGGTGGTGGCGGTGGGCAACCCCCACGGGGTTAAAGGTGCCTTCACAATGGGTATTATCCACTCCCTCCCCAGTGCCCAAACACTCCCCTCCCCATTTGCCGAAAAAGACTGGCTCATGGCAGACCTCACCCTAGCTCCCGGTAACTCCGGCGGGCCAATGGCGGATATCCAAGGTCGCGTCATCGGTATCAACACCGCCATTACCGGCGGTTTTGCCCTCGCCGTCCCAGGAAACCAGGTAGAGCGTTTCCTGCAAGAAGCCACAGGCAAACCCTACCTCGGCGTCACCCTTCGCCCCCTGCGAGTGGTGTTGCCCACCGAGATAGTATTAGGTTTAGCCGTGCTAGAGGTCGCCTCGGGCAGCTTGGCAGCCCAGGCGAACTTGCGCCGGGGAGATGTACTATTAGGCATCTGCGGTCAACACTTCCACACCACCGAAGATTTACTCGCCGTCCTCCGCCATGCCCAACCAGGGGAAGAGTTGCCCCTAGAATACCTGCGGGACGGTAGTTTAAAAACCGCCGTGGTAGTAGTGGGGGGCAGTGTTTATCAGGATAAAGTCATTCCAGTATTGACATGA
- a CDS encoding response regulator transcription factor, which yields MSLLLPGVYPAETVAVMVLAANPIILAGLESIITAHPELEVVGVGANTATALELMEQLGPDVVLVDAGFADGETLLSLVPEGTNKPRIVALVDDLEGGSIAEALRSGVRGILPRDADGEEIIAAVIAAQAGLVVLHPEALEFLSRSSVATRSLKVAEKLPLTPREIEVLEMLAAGVGNKIIAKRLSISEHTVKFHISSIFTKLGASSRTEAVTLGARQGLIAL from the coding sequence ATGAGCCTCCTACTGCCAGGGGTTTATCCTGCGGAAACTGTGGCGGTGATGGTACTCGCCGCCAACCCCATCATCCTGGCGGGGTTGGAGAGCATCATCACCGCTCACCCAGAATTAGAAGTGGTGGGGGTGGGAGCTAACACCGCCACAGCCTTGGAACTGATGGAGCAGTTAGGCCCCGATGTGGTGTTAGTAGATGCGGGTTTCGCCGATGGGGAAACCCTGTTATCCCTAGTGCCAGAGGGTACAAATAAACCCCGCATCGTGGCTCTGGTGGATGACCTAGAAGGGGGTTCGATCGCCGAGGCTCTGCGATCTGGAGTGCGGGGGATATTGCCCCGAGATGCGGATGGGGAAGAAATCATCGCGGCGGTCATTGCAGCTCAGGCGGGTTTAGTGGTTTTACACCCAGAAGCTCTGGAGTTCCTCTCTCGCAGTTCCGTGGCCACACGTTCCCTTAAAGTAGCAGAAAAACTGCCCCTCACTCCGAGGGAAATTGAAGTTTTGGAAATGTTGGCGGCGGGGGTGGGTAATAAAATTATTGCCAAACGTCTAAGCATTTCCGAGCATACGGTGAAGTTTCACATTTCCTCAATTTTCACCAAATTGGGCGCTTCTAGTCGCACCGAGGCCGTGACTTTGGGGGCGCGTCAGGGTTTAATTGCTCTATAG